A region from the Actinomycetota bacterium genome encodes:
- a CDS encoding redox-sensing transcriptional repressor Rex produces MPASHNGSAPGDGAWSAGADEPGDPTPVPAAMGAPALGSSAPDGSPPEAPDLDEPDLDEPDLDEAAEVVDDEPRVGRRIPEATVARLPVYLRSLVEVAEAKTVTISSERLAEMAGVNAAKVRKDLSYLGSYGTRGVGYDVEYLLFQINRVLGLTQDWPVVIVGVGNLGSALANYRGFSARGFRIVALVDSDPSKVGLRIGGEVVRSLDELPEIAARDHIAIGIIATPAGSAQDVADRLVAAGVRSVLNFAPAVISVPPSVSLRKVDLSIELQILAFYQQRDGAPVVPATA; encoded by the coding sequence TTGCCCGCCTCCCATAACGGGTCGGCGCCAGGCGACGGGGCCTGGTCGGCCGGCGCCGACGAGCCCGGTGACCCCACACCGGTGCCGGCTGCGATGGGCGCCCCCGCCCTTGGGAGCTCGGCACCGGACGGCTCCCCCCCCGAGGCGCCGGACCTCGACGAGCCGGACCTCGACGAGCCGGACCTCGACGAGGCGGCCGAGGTGGTGGACGACGAACCGAGAGTGGGTCGGCGCATCCCTGAGGCCACGGTGGCCCGGCTGCCCGTCTACCTGCGGTCGTTGGTCGAGGTGGCCGAGGCCAAGACGGTCACGATCTCGTCCGAGCGGCTGGCCGAGATGGCGGGTGTGAACGCCGCCAAGGTCCGCAAGGACCTGTCCTATCTCGGCTCCTACGGCACACGCGGCGTGGGCTATGACGTCGAGTACCTCCTGTTCCAGATCAACCGGGTGCTGGGCCTGACCCAGGACTGGCCTGTCGTGATCGTGGGCGTCGGCAACCTCGGGAGCGCCCTGGCCAACTACCGGGGCTTCTCGGCCCGAGGTTTCCGGATAGTGGCCCTCGTCGACAGCGACCCGAGCAAGGTCGGCCTCCGGATCGGCGGCGAGGTCGTGCGTTCCCTCGACGAGCTGCCCGAGATCGCCGCCCGGGACCACATCGCCATCGGCATCATCGCCACCCCGGCCGGTTCCGCCCAGGACGTGGCCGACCGCCTGGTGGCCGCTGGCGTCCGCTCGGTCCTCAACTTCGCCCCAGCGGTCATCTCGGTCCCGCCCTCGGTGTCGCTGCGCAAGGTGGACCTGTCGATCGAGCTGCAGATCCTGGCCTTCTACCAGCAGCGTGACGGCGCTCCGGTGGTGCCGGCCACGGCATGA
- a CDS encoding bifunctional precorrin-2 dehydrogenase/sirohydrochlorin ferrochelatase yields MSRAAAVPSYPVNLIVDGRPCLVVGGGPVAARKVEGLRTCGAEVHVVAPSISDAVRSQPGVTWEQRPYRPSDLVGRRLVIAATDDAEVNASVFADAEAAGVWVNGADDPEHCTFTLPSVLRRGGLMVTVSTGGRSPALAVWLRERLEHEVGPEYEVLLDLLAEERDQIRATGRSSEDVDWRRALESDMLVLIRSGDLTRAKERLHTCLSSSSA; encoded by the coding sequence ATGAGCCGAGCGGCCGCCGTCCCGTCCTACCCGGTCAACCTGATCGTCGACGGCCGCCCGTGCCTGGTCGTCGGGGGCGGACCGGTGGCCGCCCGCAAGGTCGAGGGCCTGCGGACGTGCGGGGCCGAGGTCCACGTGGTGGCCCCGTCGATCAGCGACGCCGTCCGTTCCCAGCCCGGGGTGACGTGGGAGCAACGGCCCTACCGTCCCTCCGACCTCGTCGGCCGCCGCCTGGTCATCGCGGCCACCGACGACGCCGAGGTGAACGCCTCGGTGTTCGCCGACGCCGAGGCCGCCGGGGTGTGGGTCAACGGGGCCGACGACCCCGAGCACTGCACGTTCACGCTGCCTTCGGTCCTGCGCCGGGGCGGGCTCATGGTCACGGTCTCGACCGGGGGCCGCAGCCCGGCGCTGGCGGTCTGGTTACGGGAGCGGCTGGAGCACGAGGTCGGCCCGGAATACGAGGTGCTGCTCGACCTGTTGGCCGAAGAAAGAGACCAGATCAGGGCCACCGGGAGGTCTTCGGAGGACGTCGATTGGCGCCGCGCGCTGGAGTCCGACATGCTCGTTCTAATCCGATCGGGTGACCTAACCCGCGCCAAGGAGCGGTTGCACACGTGTCTGTCGTCGTCGTCGGCCTGA
- the hemA gene encoding glutamyl-tRNA reductase, translated as MSVVVVGLSHRTVPLDLLERMAVPADRLPKALGDLAARPFVTEAVLLSTCHRTEAYVVAEKFHGAMADIRHFLSELAFVAPEEFSDHLYSYHDESAAAHLFGVTAGLDSVVLGESQVLGQVRDAWEVARQEGVAGTNLAHLFRHALEVGKAARAETGIGRGVTSLSQAAVAMAGRRLGGLTGRSILVVGAGKMGEGMVADLAETHRPAEVLIANRTWEKAVHLAARVGGRAVPMDGLAATLAEVDLVFTSTAGTDVIDHDSLAPTVQDRQGRPLLIVDLGMPRNVDPGVRRIDGVTVLDLADLRGFVKVGLDQRRKEVEPVRSLVAQEVSRWLEATTARGMAPTVTALYERGEQVRTAELERFRARLSGLDARQQAAVEALTKGIVAKLLHDPTVRLKESAGSARGERLSTALRELFFGTGSEG; from the coding sequence GTGTCTGTCGTCGTCGTCGGCCTGAGCCACCGCACCGTCCCGCTCGACTTGCTCGAGCGCATGGCGGTGCCGGCCGACCGCCTGCCCAAGGCCCTGGGAGACCTGGCCGCCCGTCCGTTCGTGACCGAGGCCGTGCTGCTGTCGACGTGCCACCGCACCGAGGCCTACGTGGTGGCCGAGAAGTTCCACGGGGCCATGGCCGACATCCGCCACTTCCTCTCCGAGCTGGCCTTCGTGGCCCCCGAGGAGTTCTCCGACCACCTCTACAGCTACCACGACGAGTCGGCTGCCGCCCACCTGTTCGGTGTCACCGCCGGGCTCGACTCGGTCGTGCTGGGCGAGAGCCAAGTGCTGGGCCAGGTGCGCGACGCCTGGGAGGTGGCCCGCCAGGAGGGCGTGGCCGGCACCAACCTGGCTCACCTGTTCAGGCACGCCCTCGAGGTCGGCAAGGCGGCACGGGCCGAGACCGGTATCGGCCGGGGGGTCACGTCGCTGTCCCAGGCGGCCGTGGCCATGGCCGGCCGGCGGCTCGGGGGCCTGACCGGGCGTTCGATCCTGGTGGTGGGCGCCGGCAAGATGGGCGAGGGCATGGTGGCCGACCTGGCCGAGACCCACCGGCCGGCCGAGGTGCTCATCGCCAACCGCACATGGGAGAAGGCCGTCCACCTGGCCGCCCGGGTCGGGGGGCGGGCCGTCCCCATGGACGGGCTGGCCGCCACCTTGGCCGAGGTCGACCTGGTCTTCACTTCGACGGCCGGCACCGACGTGATCGACCATGACTCGCTGGCCCCGACCGTCCAGGACCGCCAGGGCCGCCCGCTGCTCATCGTCGACCTGGGCATGCCCCGCAACGTCGACCCCGGCGTCCGGCGCATCGACGGGGTCACAGTCCTCGACCTGGCCGACCTGCGGGGCTTCGTGAAGGTGGGCCTAGACCAGCGCCGCAAAGAGGTCGAGCCCGTGCGGTCCCTGGTCGCCCAGGAAGTAAGCCGCTGGCTGGAGGCGACGACCGCCCGGGGCATGGCTCCCACCGTGACCGCTCTCTACGAGCGTGGTGAGCAGGTACGCACGGCCGAGCTGGAGCGCTTCCGGGCCCGGCTGTCGGGCCTCGACGCCCGCCAGCAGGCAGCCGTCGAGGCCCTGACCAAGGGCATCGTGGCCAAGCTGCTCCACGACCCCACCGTCCGGCTCAAGGAGTCGGCCGGTTCGGCTCGGGGCGAGCGGCTGTCCACCGCCCTGCGGGAGCTGTTCTTCGGGACCGGCTCCG